The sequence below is a genomic window from uncultured Stenotrophomonas sp..
GGCATGGAACCAGTGGGCCGAGGTGGTCTCGCACACCCCGCGCGAACCTTTCTTCCTCGGCGACCTGCCGCACGCCTGGGTGGCTTCGGATTTCGTGCGCTCGGCGCTGGACATGTTCGCCTACGAGCGCGAGGTCGACGCCAGCATCGTGCTCGCCGCCGGCGTGCCAACGGCGTGGTTTGCAGGCAAGGGAATCGCCCTGGACGGCCTGCGTACCCCCCACGGCCTGCTGGGATATTCACTGGTTCGCAGCGACCGGCACCTGACCCTGCAGATTGCCACCGGCCTGCAATCACCGGCCGGTGGCCTGGTGCTGCCGTGGCCCTACGAAGGCGCTCCCGGCGCGGCCACCATCAATGGCGAGCCCGTCGAGTGGGATGGTGACGAACTGCGGATCATGACGTTGCCGGCCAAGGTGGAAATTGCGATTCCGGCGGAGTTGCGGCGCAGTGAGCGCGGGCAGCGCTGACTGGAATTGCTGAAGTGATTTCAAGACAGGGATTTCCACCATGTAGACCAGATTTCCCCGAAAATGCGCGCAATAAGCCGCAAGATCGCCGCAAATTTCTGCCACCTCTACACTTCCGATAATTGATGGACGTCCGAAATTAGAAAGGTCGGCCGTTTGCGTCACTTCTACGCTGCGCTTCAAAGGGTCCATTGCGAATGCGTGCGAAACAAGCCCCGTTGCAAGGCAAAAAAGCATGGCGGATGACGCAAGTTTTCTCCATACCGCTTTTTCCTCGCGGCTGACCGCACGTTGTTCCCCGGCTATTCCGATGACGACATTTAGCGGCTGGCCGGATAGTCCGGCAATGGTCGCGCATGCTACCGCGTCGGGCGTATTCCGGCCCTGTCGCCAATTGTTGACAGTTTGACGGCTCACGCCTAGCGCGCTGGCTAGCGCGCTGTCGGTTTCGATGTTTCGGGTTTGCTTGATTGCATCAAGCAAGTCGCTGATTGTGTGCATTCTGTATCGACCCTCTTGACAAGCGCGTCTCGACCTACTTTACTGCGTCCCGTGTATCGAGACTCGATACACCCGCCCGCCGCAGCGCCCCCTGCGGGCCCTCCTGACGGGGAGGGCAGGGCGGCACTACGGGACGGGGGCGTGAGGGTGTCGAAATGAACATCGAACAGCACGCGGTTTTCCAAGCTCGGATCGTTGAAACGCAGCGCCTTGCGCTGGACCTGATGGAAGCCGGCCACGCGAAGATCGGCATTGCGCTGGGCGCTGTTGCGTTCAAGGCGCTGCGCATCAAGCCGACTGTGGATGCCGCCCCGGTGGCAGCGAAGCCGGTCCGCAAGTCGAAGCCGGTCAAGTCGGAAGGAGAGGGCGTATGAGCGCCCTTTCCTCGTTCGCGGTTCTGGTCTGGAACACGCCGTCGCAATCGTGGGAAATCTGGAGCGACGGTTACGACACCTACAGCGCGGCCAATCGTGACGCCGCCGATCTCTGCAACTCGGGCCGCCACGCCATCGTGCGCCGCTCGCCGGTCGTGTTCCCCGCTGCGCAGGTGGCCGCATGATCGCCAGCGAGAAGGGCCTTCGCCGGACAGTGCGCAAGGCGCGCAATCTGCACCGCGTATTCCTGATTTACCGCCGCTGGGCGGTCGATTCCTTTGTCATCGGTTGTTGGGCGGAGTCGGCGAAGTCGGATCGTGATGCCGCGATGGCGGAAGCCCGCGAGTTCAAGCGCCGCGATGCCGAGAGGGCGCGGGCATGATGGCGATCCTCCTGCTGCTCTCGGCTCTCTGCCTGTCCATCGGCACCGCGCGCCTGTTCGCGTGGTGCCTGGACTACCGCGAAGCCCGTATCGAAGCCAGCTACCGCGCCGAGTGCATGGTGGCGCTCGCACGTGCCGAGGTGTGCCGTGGCTGACCTCTCGCACCTAGATGCGGACGTGCAGTCGGTTGCCGGCGTACGGCCTGCGTTCGACCTGATCGTCAACGGTGCGCGCGTGCGCGCCATTGATGGATCGTCCAAGGAAACGCGCCTTGCTGTCGCCATGCTGCCGCCTGCGGCGCAGCGCGGTGATGTGCTGCGCCTGCCGTCGCGTTACGCCTTTTCCCCGGCTGGCACTGGTGAAAAGGGTCAGGTCGCGGAGATTGGCCCGGGGAGTAACACGGGCCAAAAGTCGGTTGCCAAGGATCAGGGGGCAATCATCGACTTTTTGACCATCGTTTTCCCGCTCGCAGCTGCCGAGGACGTGCGTTGCACCAACCTAGACTTGCTGCTGTTCCGCATCTTCGGCTTTCGCGGTGAAGTGGTGGCCGGGGCGATCCGGGAGAAGCAATGGAACTTCTACCCGTTGAGCGCTGTGTTGGTGGACCGCGAGGGCGAGTTGGTTGGCCGGGTTGGGCTGGGCGGCAATAAAGAGACTATCTGCATCAGCTTGTCCGGTGCCGGTTGCAAGTGGGTTACGCGCTGGGAACAGGTCTGCCGGCAGCTGGGCGTCTTGCGCGCGAAGATCAGTCGTGTGGACGTTGCCCATGACGATTACGACGGGCAGCGCTTGGACGTGCATGCGCTGCGTGAGCGTGCCGCCGCTGGGGATTTCGGCGAGGGTGGTTGCCCGCCACGCCATCGCTTCATCAGCGATGAGGGCCACGGCACGGGCTGCACGCTCTATGTCGGTGGCAAGGGGCACAAGGAATTGTGCGTGTACGAAAAGGGCAAGCAGATGGGCTTGCCTTCTTCGCCGTGGGTGCGTGCCGAGGTGCGGCTGTATGGCAAGCATGTCGAAGTGCCGCACGACGTTGTGGTGAACCCTGCTGCGTATCTGCGCGGGGCCTACAGCGTGTTGAACAGCTTGATTCAGGGCGTTTGCACGCGCCTTAAAACCATCCGCAAGCAAGTGGAATGTTCCGCTGAGGCAGCCGTCGCATGGCTCAACCGGCAGGCGGGACCAATGCTCAATGTCCTCCGTGAAGCGTTCGGCCATTCGTGGGCCGACTTCGCAGAGGCCCGCGTACTCCGTGACGGCCACCCGGGGAGATTTCGCGGCATCGCCAAGGGTGAGCCACTCCATCGTTATGTGAGGGAAGAACTATGCCTGTCTGCCGCGTGAAGTCTGCTGCTGTCGAAGAGCAGCTCAGTTCCAAGAGTAATTCGATCATGCGTTCGCAAACCGTGGGCCTCGACTTGGGGAACGGTTTCGAGTTGCCGTTTCGTGTCGGCCTTGGCCAGCGTCCGGCCTACCCGCCGGGCGAATACGACATCGACCCCAAGAGCTTCGCACTGTCGCCCTACGGCGATCTGGTGCTCAAGCGCTACGTGGACCTCGTGCCGCTCGGCGCGAAGCCCCACGCGCCGGCGGCGAAGGCCTGACGCATGGCCCTGTGCGTAGCCCTGGCATCGGACGGGACGTTGGTCCCTACCGGACAACCTGCTGCCGAGTGCACGGGCTACGTGCTGCTGTCCAGCAGCGAACACGCCGTTTACGGCCTGCTCAATCAAGCATTCGCGATGCCCACGCCGGAACAGGCTGCGGGTTGGTTCGTCGGCTCTGCCGGCGCGGTCATCGTCTGGTTTGTCGTCGCGCGTATCGCTGGCCGCGTGGCGAATTTCTTTAACTAGCCGGCATCAACTGCAAGGGAGTTTCAACATGGATTTTTCGGGCATCCTCGACGGCCTGTCGGCCACCACTGCCACCACCGCGATCATCGGTGCTGCGGCGATCATCGCGCTGGTCGGCTTCGCCGGCTGGGCGTCGAAGAAGGTGGCCGGTTTCTTCGGTCGCTGATTCACCGGGGCCGGTTCGCCGGCCCCATCTTTTTCGGGGGTCGCCGATGGATTTCGAAAGCATCATCGCCAGCATCAACGCGAACGGGCCAATGCTCATGATCGCGGCTGCGGCGTACATGGTCGCGCTGATGCATTTCGCGCTGTTCGTCGGTGACGTGCTGTGTCGCTTCTGGATCAGCCGTGCGGCGAGGGGGAAGCTGTGATCTTGTGCCTGTTCTGCGGCCTGCTGGGAATGGCCTGTGGTGTCGCTGCGGTGAAGGGGCTGGACGCATGAGCCGGTGGCTTGCTGCGCTGCTGGTTGCAGCTGCATTGGCGTGGGTAGGGGTAGGCTCGGCTGCGGCTGCTAATTGCAGTTCTTACGGTGACAAGTGTGATCAGGGCGAAGCCTATTCTAGGGCTCTGGCCCATGTTGCGACGTTGCTTGA
It includes:
- a CDS encoding hypothetical protein (Evidence 5 : No homology to any previously reported sequences), giving the protein MRAISRKIAANFCHLYTSDN
- a CDS encoding hypothetical protein (Evidence 5 : No homology to any previously reported sequences) → MNIEQHAVFQARIVETQRLALDLMEAGHAKIGIALGAVAFKALRIKPTVDAAPVAAKPVRKSKPVKSEGEGV
- a CDS encoding exported hypothetical protein (Evidence 5 : No homology to any previously reported sequences), which gives rise to MSALSSFAVLVWNTPSQSWEIWSDGYDTYSAANRDAADLCNSGRHAIVRRSPVVFPAAQVAA
- a CDS encoding hypothetical protein (Evidence 5 : No homology to any previously reported sequences); protein product: MIASEKGLRRTVRKARNLHRVFLIYRRWAVDSFVIGCWAESAKSDRDAAMAEAREFKRRDAERARA
- a CDS encoding exported hypothetical protein (Evidence 5 : No homology to any previously reported sequences), whose amino-acid sequence is MMAILLLLSALCLSIGTARLFAWCLDYREARIEASYRAECMVALARAEVCRG
- the rstA gene encoding Phage replication protein encodes the protein MADLSHLDADVQSVAGVRPAFDLIVNGARVRAIDGSSKETRLAVAMLPPAAQRGDVLRLPSRYAFSPAGTGEKGQVAEIGPGSNTGQKSVAKDQGAIIDFLTIVFPLAAAEDVRCTNLDLLLFRIFGFRGEVVAGAIREKQWNFYPLSAVLVDREGELVGRVGLGGNKETICISLSGAGCKWVTRWEQVCRQLGVLRAKISRVDVAHDDYDGQRLDVHALRERAAAGDFGEGGCPPRHRFISDEGHGTGCTLYVGGKGHKELCVYEKGKQMGLPSSPWVRAEVRLYGKHVEVPHDVVVNPAAYLRGAYSVLNSLIQGVCTRLKTIRKQVECSAEAAVAWLNRQAGPMLNVLREAFGHSWADFAEARVLRDGHPGRFRGIAKGEPLHRYVREELCLSAA
- a CDS encoding conserved hypothetical protein (Evidence 4 : Homologs of previously reported genes of unknown function), yielding MPVCRVKSAAVEEQLSSKSNSIMRSQTVGLDLGNGFELPFRVGLGQRPAYPPGEYDIDPKSFALSPYGDLVLKRYVDLVPLGAKPHAPAAKA
- the VIII gene encoding Capsid protein G8P, with product MDFSGILDGLSATTATTAIIGAAAIIALVGFAGWASKKVAGFFGR
- a CDS encoding exported hypothetical protein (Evidence 5 : No homology to any previously reported sequences), translating into MGQSPRIGFALITLVTVRTAISSRSRAYPYPRQCSCNQQRSKPPAHASSPFTAATPQAIPSRPQNRHKITASPSPHG